A genome region from Blautia coccoides includes the following:
- a CDS encoding phosphoglycerate dehydrogenase, protein MYRYHCLNPISSVGLEHFPAKYESTDNMSDADAVLVRSANMHEMELPKNVVAIARAGAGVNNIPLEECAKDGVVVFNTPGANANGVKEMVIAGMLLASRDIVGGIEWLEHQDATEDIGKLAEKKKKQFAGCEISGRKLGIIGLGAIGVKVANAAVHLGMEVYGYDPFISVDAAWNLSRSIHHINDLNVIYKECDYITIHVPLMESTRKMISADEIAQMKEGVVLLNFARDLLVDEEALAEALREGKVKKYVTDFANPLVTSTPNTLVTPHLGASTEESEDNCAVMAVRQLMDYLESGNIKNSVNYPDCDTGACIDVGRVTINHKNIPNMISQFTKVLGDAGVNISNMTNKSKGDFAYTMIDVSTPISGEVAKELKNIHGVYRVRIVK, encoded by the coding sequence ATGTACAGATATCACTGCTTAAATCCAATTTCCAGCGTAGGACTGGAGCACTTCCCCGCCAAGTATGAGAGCACAGACAATATGTCTGATGCAGATGCCGTGCTGGTGAGAAGTGCAAATATGCATGAGATGGAGCTGCCAAAGAATGTGGTTGCCATAGCCAGAGCCGGCGCAGGTGTCAACAATATTCCGTTGGAGGAGTGCGCAAAGGACGGTGTGGTGGTCTTCAACACACCGGGAGCAAATGCCAATGGTGTAAAGGAAATGGTCATTGCCGGAATGCTGCTGGCCTCCAGGGATATTGTGGGAGGCATTGAATGGCTGGAGCACCAGGATGCCACAGAGGACATTGGAAAACTGGCTGAGAAGAAGAAAAAGCAGTTTGCCGGCTGCGAGATCAGCGGAAGGAAGCTGGGAATCATAGGCCTTGGCGCTATCGGTGTAAAGGTGGCCAATGCTGCGGTACATCTGGGAATGGAAGTATACGGATATGATCCGTTTATCTCCGTGGACGCAGCGTGGAACCTTTCCAGAAGCATTCACCACATCAATGATCTGAACGTGATCTACAAAGAGTGTGATTATATCACCATCCATGTGCCGCTGATGGAATCCACAAGGAAAATGATCAGCGCTGATGAGATCGCCCAGATGAAAGAGGGCGTTGTCCTTCTGAATTTTGCAAGGGATCTGCTGGTGGATGAGGAAGCTCTGGCAGAGGCTCTGAGAGAGGGAAAAGTCAAAAAGTATGTGACAGACTTTGCAAACCCTCTAGTGACCAGCACACCAAACACTCTGGTAACACCCCATCTGGGAGCATCCACAGAGGAGTCAGAAGACAACTGTGCTGTGATGGCCGTAAGGCAGCTTATGGATTATCTTGAAAGTGGAAATATCAAGAATTCTGTGAATTATCCGGACTGTGATACAGGGGCTTGTATAGATGTGGGAAGGGTGACCATTAATCACAAAAATATTCCCAACATGATCAGCCAGTTCACAAAGGTTCTGGGTGACGCAGGAGTGAATATCTCCAATATGACCAACAAGAGTAAAGGCGATTTTGCTTACACCATGATTGATGTGTCCACACCAATTTCCGGCGAAGTTGCAAAAGAGCTGAAAAATATCCACGGCGTTTACCGCGTGCGAATTGTAAAATAA
- the serC gene encoding 3-phosphoserine/phosphohydroxythreonine transaminase: MSRVYNFSAGPAVLPEEVLKEAAAEMLDYKGTGMSVMEMSHRSKAFEDIIHTAEADLRELLHIPDNYKVLFLQGGAHQQFAMIPMNLMKNKVADYIVTGQWAKKAWQEAQKYGTANKVASSEDKTFSYIPDCSDLPISPDADYVYICENNTIYGTKFKTLPNTKGKTLVADVSSCFLSEPMEVEKYGLIYGGAQKNIGPAGVVIAIIREDLITEEVLPGTPTMLTYKTHADAESLYNTPNCYGIYMCGKVFQWLKRQGGLEAMKKHNEKKAKILYDFLDASTMFKGTVEPDSRSLMNVPFVTGDKDLDAKFIKEATAAGFVNLKGHRSVGGMRASIYNAMPIEGVEALTAFMEKFEKENA, from the coding sequence GTGAGCAGAGTTTATAACTTTTCGGCAGGACCGGCAGTGCTGCCGGAGGAAGTGCTGAAGGAGGCAGCAGCAGAGATGCTGGATTATAAGGGAACGGGCATGTCTGTTATGGAGATGAGCCACCGCTCCAAAGCTTTTGAGGATATTATACATACTGCAGAGGCAGATTTAAGAGAACTGCTGCATATTCCGGATAACTATAAAGTATTATTCCTGCAGGGCGGTGCCCATCAGCAGTTTGCCATGATCCCTATGAACCTGATGAAGAATAAAGTGGCTGATTACATTGTGACAGGCCAGTGGGCAAAGAAAGCATGGCAGGAGGCACAGAAGTACGGAACAGCCAACAAAGTCGCTTCCTCTGAAGATAAGACATTTTCTTACATTCCGGACTGTTCAGACCTTCCCATAAGCCCGGACGCGGATTATGTATATATCTGCGAGAATAACACCATCTACGGTACAAAATTTAAAACACTGCCCAATACAAAAGGCAAAACTCTGGTTGCGGACGTTTCCTCATGTTTCCTCTCCGAACCTATGGAGGTGGAGAAATACGGCCTTATTTACGGCGGTGCACAGAAAAATATAGGGCCTGCCGGTGTAGTGATCGCCATCATCCGCGAAGACCTGATCACAGAGGAGGTTCTTCCGGGAACACCGACGATGCTTACCTACAAGACACACGCAGATGCGGAGTCCTTATATAATACCCCCAACTGCTACGGCATCTATATGTGCGGCAAGGTATTCCAGTGGCTGAAGAGACAGGGCGGCCTGGAGGCCATGAAGAAGCATAATGAGAAAAAGGCCAAAATCCTTTATGATTTCCTGGATGCCAGCACAATGTTCAAAGGTACAGTGGAACCGGATTCCCGTTCCCTTATGAATGTGCCGTTTGTCACAGGTGATAAAGATTTGGACGCGAAATTTATCAAAGAAGCCACAGCCGCAGGCTTCGTGAATCTGAAAGGACACAGGAGTGTAGGCGGCATGCGTGCCAGCATCTACAATGCCATGCCTATAGAAGGTGTGGAGGCCCTGACTGCTTTCATGGAAAAATTTGAAAAGGAGAATGCTTGA